A stretch of the Symmachiella macrocystis genome encodes the following:
- a CDS encoding cupin domain-containing protein codes for MAKFTQFVGYQGTEPPKIPKPETPPEPMIVTVQEGVPVVYPNCVAPAVRVVHPVNPNAPAKNMGLVVFYIPPHAILEPGSHETEETYVIMEGAGTMTFGSGSRPVKKGDFVYLPPWCLHGIENTGTEMLVVLICTSPPNP; via the coding sequence ATGGCCAAGTTCACACAATTTGTCGGCTACCAAGGTACGGAACCTCCCAAGATCCCCAAGCCGGAGACGCCGCCTGAGCCGATGATCGTCACCGTTCAAGAAGGGGTGCCGGTCGTCTATCCCAACTGCGTCGCCCCCGCCGTACGAGTCGTGCATCCCGTCAATCCCAACGCCCCGGCAAAGAATATGGGCTTGGTCGTATTCTACATTCCGCCACACGCGATTCTGGAACCCGGGTCACACGAGACGGAAGAGACCTACGTAATCATGGAAGGCGCCGGGACAATGACATTCGGCAGCGGTTCGCGCCCGGTGAAAAAAGGCGATTTCGTCTACCTGCCGCCGTGGTGTCTGCACGGCATCGAAAACACCGGCACCGAAATGTTGGTTGTCCTGATCTGCACATCACCCCCCAATCCCTAA